Below is a genomic region from Asterias amurensis chromosome 4, ASM3211899v1.
tcctaaagtcgttttgatttcccaagtcctcaaaaccaacaatcctaaagtcgttttgatttcccaagtcctcataaccaacaatcctaaagtcgttttgatttcccaagtcctcaaaaccaacaatcctgaaGCCATTTTGACTTCCCAAGTCtttaaaaccaacaatcctaaagtcgttttgatttcccaagtcctcaaaaccaacaatcctaaagtcgttttgatttcccaagtcctcaaaaccaacaatcctaaagtcgttttgatttcccaagtcctcaaaaccaacaatcatgaagtcgttttgatttcccaagtcctcaaaaccaacaatcctaaagccattttgatttcccaagtcctcataaccaacaatcctaaagccattttgatttcccaagtcctcaaaaccaacaatcatgaagtcgttttgattttttaagtcctcaaaaccaacaatcctaacgTCGTTTTGATTttccaagtcctcaaaaccaacaatccttaagtcgttttgatttcccaagtcctcaaaactaAAAATCCTAAAGTCTAAGCATGAAGtcctcaaaacaaacaatcctgaagccattttgattttctaagtcctcaaaaccaacacacatgaagtcgttttgatttcccaagtcctcaaaaccaacaatcctaaagccattttgatttcccaagtcctcataaccaacaatcctaaagccattttgatttcccaagtcctcaaaaccaacaatcatgaagtcgttttgattttttaagtcctcaaaacaaacaatcctgaagccattttgattttctaagtcctcaaaaccaacaatcatgaagtcgttttgatttcccaagtcctcaaaactaaaaatcctaaagtcgttttgatttcccaagtcctcaaaacaaacaatcctaaagtcgttttgatttcccaagtcctcaaaaccaacaatcctaaagtcgttttgatttcccaagtcctcataaccaacaatcctaaagccatttggatttcccaagtcctcaaaaccaacaatcctaaagccatttggatttcccaagtcctcaaaaccaacaatcctaaagccattttgatttcccaagtcctcataaccaacaatcctaaagtcgttttgatttcccaagtcctcataaccaacaatccaaaagccattttgatttcccaagtcctcaaaaccaacaatcctaaagtcgttttgatttcccaagtcctgaaaaccaacaatccttaagtcgttttgatttcccaagtcctcaaaactaACACTcctaaagtcgttttgatttcccaagtcctcaaaaccaacaatcctaaagtcgttttgatttcccaagtcctcataagCATCAATCCTAAAGTCGTTTTTATTTCCCAAgacctcaaaaccaacaattctaaagccattttgatttcccaatttctcataaccaacaatcctcaACAAAATTGTGGAGGTTGGCACTGGAAAGAATGTTAACAAATTTGGATACTTCAGATTTACTCAGTTCTTCCATATTTACATTGAAATCACCTAGGTAGATAGGTTTACCAGGTaacaacgaaagttcaccaataAAGATTTTAAATTCAACAAGGAACTCAGATGTTTTGAATCTATTTGGTTGAGATGGTGGCGGTCTGTAGATAACAATGAACAGTATGGATCTAGATTGATCAGTTATCAGGGTATGCTCAAATGTAGTGGTGGCAACAGGACTACTTAAAGACATGAAATGTAATTGAGTCTTACAGAGCACTCCAATGCCAACCCCATGTGACTCCCTACCACCACGTGGAAAATTGAGGAAAGAGTAACATGGAGGTTTACATTCCCCGATTACAACATTGTCATCATCAAACAGCCATGTCTCTGTCAGGAACATGACGTCAATATCTTTCTCAATAACGTAATCACAAAGGATGTCGGTCTTGTTACTGACAGAGTGGGCGTTCCACATATACATGTCAAGAGGTGTTTCATTAAAGTTAGATACACATTTAATTGTAATCAAATTGTCATTGTTAGGTCCAGTTCTTGGTTTGAGCACTGCATCATTGTTCACTCTAGGTTGGTTAATGACAGTTATTGGTTGTGCCACGCCATGATCTTACTCTCTAGGATTGTTAAGGACAGGTGTATAACAATCATCAGGATGACCGCAGTGACAGTTGTTTGCTGCGTATGCTCGTCTTCGCTGCTGTCTAACTCCAGCTCTACAGCCTCGATGAGTAGAAGAGTTTATATGGAGGGACTTTAGGGTAGACCATACTGAAGCGGGTAATAGGGGAAGATTGCATGGTTTAAGCTCTGATAATTCATCCCTTGTATAACACAGCTTGATGGGATCAGTGAGGGAAAACAAATCACTTGTACCATGCTTGTGATTATGTGAGTCTGAAACAGTACAGCCAGTTGGGTCTGGGTTAGGGGATACATCACCTGCACACGAGGGCGTCGATCGCTACtgaaaagtggggggggggcgagCAAGTTTTAAAATACCTTACATTATTTTCACCCATACCATTACCTTTACGTTTAGATTCTGTGTTACACGTCTTCCCTATTTTTTGTATGACAAGGAGGTGAGTTACAGGGGGGTGataattaacaataacatcatCCGATGGAGTTTGGGAACTTGTTTCCCTCATGTAAAACCAAGATTCtttcaaattcaaacatcgTATGCACAGTCTTTTTTAATTGTAACAACATCGCGAAAAATTATTGCGTAAAATTTTGAGAattctttatgtttttgtttcctttctttttcttttatattaAGATATTTAACCTTCAAATTTACTACATTTTTTTACCATGTGTATCAGCTGACCTGAGCTGAAATTCCCGTCCGATGCAATGGCTCAATGCAACCCCTCTCTTTCAcaccattttaaaacattttgatataTAGGGCCTATGTATTTGCTAAAGCTGTCTTTATTTAATATGTTTACTTGTATATACTGTTTTTGTGAAAGTTATTGTCTTTGAatcttggccgaataaatagtattaattataataataataataataataataataataataataataataataataataataataataataataataataataataataataataataataataataataataataataataataataataataataataataataataataataataataataataataataataataataataataataataataataataataataataataataataataataataataataataataataataataataataataataataataataatgatcttTAGAAGAGCTGACCGCGCAGTATGTTGTTCTTCTAGAAGTTTGGAGTCAAGTTTTGCTCATTGACATCAGGTTGGATTCTTCAATTTAAGATTTTCAGAGGCAAGGTTGTGATTGGACACTCATGTTGTCTAAATTTATCTGTGCTTTTCTTCTTGACACAAAAGCCTCATCTGAACAGTGGGCCAGCCAAGTACGACTTTGCGGAGCCGCACTAGCGGTTGGTTGATGTCCATTTTGCTTCTTTGACAGCTGAGCCCAAACTGCTCGGAGCTGCTCCTATGGATTTCACTGAATTTTGTGCCTTGTGTGATTGTAAAATAAAGTTAAAACATTTTGCACGCACATGCACACACAAACTTCCAGATGCATTGTGTACCGAAACTTGTTGTCATATGTCTGTATTAATGAACTGGAAATAGGCCCCAAATACCATTCTGAGCGTGGTTCATCAGAACCATGATCAGAATAAAGATGAAACTGAAGAAGACATTTCACCGTTTGTCTAAAGTCTATACGTCGTAGTTGGTAGTGCTGTCACGTTTGGTAGTGGTTCAGCACTGCAGACATGATGCTGTAAACCAAGGGCTAGCAGTGCAAGAATAGGTAGAAAGCCCAGACCAGGTATGGATCTTGAATGGATCCTCATTGTCGTTATAGCTTCATTCAATGGAGATCAATGACTTGTAAAGAGGCATCATTTGTTCAGTGATTGAGTGATTGTGATTGAATCATTCAGTGGTGATCAGTTGAATCAGAGGAGATCAATAGAGACAAGTGGAGTCAATCAATGGAATACTCCGGCCAGCTTCTGTATGCAGCTTCTGTGCACTTACATGGATCTGATTGGCATTGGTTGTTCAGTGATTGAGTGATTGTTATTGAATCATTCAGTGGTGATCAGTTGAATCAGAGGAGATCAATGGAGACAAGTGGAGTCAATCAATGGAATACTCCGGCCAGCTTCTGTATGCAGCTTCTGTGCACTTACATGGATCTGATTGGCATTGGTTGTCACTCAGCCGGTTTACACTCAGTAGATGGAAGTTATAGTGCAAAGAATCAAATTTTtccaaaatttgaccaaaatataAGCAGGTCAACTCCGAAAGATATACAAAAATGATCACAAAGGTATTTGTAGTCGATTGGTGTATTGATAAATCTCACAGTCAGTTGCCATCGTAAAAAATCTTTGCAGAAAGCGGGGGACATAACACTGGCGGCCACTCCTACCGAAGTTTGGTCAGGGgaacagataaactcatctgctatgcaagctttggttgagagacagatctgcttagcaagtttggtcaggggaacagataaactcatctgctatgcaagctttggttgagagacagataaactcatctgcaaAGCAAGCTTTAGTTGAGAGatagataaactcatctgctaagcaagctttagttgagagacagatctgctaagcaagtttggtcagggggacaggtaaactcatctgctaagcaagtttagTCAGGGGGATAGATAAATGTGTCATATATGCACAACTCCCAATATAGAATCCCAAAAGGCAGCAGACATGGTAGCCGCGCATTGTTTGGGTGAGTGTGCACGTTTTTGACatccaaaatggcggacagggGTGACCATTTATGTGAGCTGCGCGTTGTGTGAATAGGGTCTATACATACCTTAGGACTGGGTCGGCGCAGGGCTGTAGGGTCAAGCAACAACAATCAAAGTCATCCACAGAGTCCTTTCCAAGACGGGTCTTGTTGGTTCCATAAACCAGATTGAGCTGCAAGATAACGCACAAGGAATCGTCATGAAGGTGTTTACAATTATTGATTCAGAATTATCATCTTAAGATTATTGTCAAGATCCATCAATGTAGCAAGCCTATGATCAATATTTGCAattgtgaacttaaaaaaattaattggggttgaaaaaagaaaaattgaataGAGTGGGACTTAAACCAACGACTTCCAGATTAATGTGGCGgtgctcttccaactgagctatctagccctctgTTGGCGGTCTTTCTATTTTATCAgtttctttgttcaggggtgccagtcattCCAGTTTTCATAAAATGCCGAAAGATTTATACACAATGCATGCAGGCCAGGTTTGTACGTTTGTACATTGGAAAATACCTCTCAGCTCAGAGCAATTTTTACAAGACAAGGAAATTGAATAAGGAAGAGAGATAGTGGAATAAATCTTCACTTGACAAGAAATAATAATAGAGTAGGAATCATCTCCAGATGTATTGACAATGTCTTaagttgggagtataataagagacagatatagcattcatctaaacaagtctacatgagcaataatcaactgcaatatcaatctagatttattgacaatgtctaaagttgagagtacaataagagacagatatagcattcatctaaacaagtctacatgagcaataatcaactgcaatatcaatctagatttattgacaatgtctaaagttgggagtataataagagacagatatagaattcatccaaacaagtctacttgagcaataatcaactgcaatatcaatctagatttattggcAATGTCTGAAGTTGGGAttacaataagagacagatatagcattcatctaaacaagtctacatgagcaataatcaactgcaataacaatcttgatttattgacaatgtctaaagttgggattacaataagagacagatatagcattcatctaaacaagtctacatgagtaataatcaactgcaatatcaatctagatttattgacaatgtctaaagttgggagtataataagagacagatatagcattcatctaaacaagtctacatgagcaataatcaactgcaatatcaatctagatttattgacaatgtctaaagttgggagtataataagagacagatatagcattcatctaaacaagtctacttgagcaataatcaactgcaatatcaatctagatttattgacaatgtctaaagatgggagtacaataagagacagatatagcattcatctaaacaagtctacatgagcaataatcaactgcaatatcaatcttgatttattggcaatgtctaaagttgggagtacaataagagacagatatagcattcatccaaacaagtctacatgagcaataatcaagtgcaatatcaatctagatttattgacaatgtctaaagttgggagtacaataagcgccagatatagcattcatctaactaagtctacatgagcaatattcaactgcaatatcaatctagatttattaacaatgtctaaagttgggagtacaataagagacagatatagcattcatctaaacaagtctacatgagcaataatcaactgcaatatcaatctagatttattgacaatgtctaaagttgggagtataataagagacagatatagcattcatctaaacaagtctacttgagcaataatcaactgcaatatcaatctaggcttattgacaatgtctaaagatgggagtacaataagagacagatatagcattcatctaaacaagtctacatgagcaataatcaacagcaatatcaatctagatttattgacaatgtctaaagttgggagtacaataagagacagatatagcattcatctaaaaaAGTCttcatgagcaataatcaactgcaatatcaatcttggTTATATACAGATCAAACTAACTCCAAAATCTACAATTCAACTACTTTACAGCTAGTCAGTCTGTGCAAAAAATGGATGGAAATAGACAAAATGagtttgggtaaaaacccaaattattaaaatgatTTACTTTACAGAACAATCAATGATTTTAAATGGACAAAATGATTTCTGTTGCAAGAGtctcctgccgtcgatttcaccaaactcgtcctaacttaggattaatctaacccctcagaacgagttatgttccgtatctaaAGACGTAAGAacgcattaaacccatcctaagttaggacaactcatcctaactcgaattaggattaatctaaccccttcagaacgagttatgttccgtatctaaAGACGTAAGAacgcattaaacccatcctaagttaggacaactcatcctaacttgaattaggattaatctaacccctcagaatgagttatgttccgtatctaaagacataagaaagcattgaacccatcctaagttaggacaactcgtcctaactcgaattaggatcaatcctagcgtttcatgaaatcggctgctgaatCCCTCCAAGAATACAAAAAGAAACGTTCAGGCCAAGAttgaaaggaacattacagaattggtttttgctaacaaacagttgctggcagtttaagcactttatgtaatccaccatatacatcaacagacaaacctgtagaagtttgagatcaatcagcCATTTTGGTCGTGAGAAATAGTGAACAAATTATAACATATTTTGCATGACAATGATGCGAAACAAAAATGAACTAAAAGCTCACTGAATGACGACCAaccgagctcaaactttcacaggttttttgaTGAGATAcaaaaagtgagaagactggtatttgacaatattatcaaaggtgtccagtgtcttgaaatgtgatgataacaataaaatatacattttacattctTTTGAATGTTAAGGCATTTTCATACATTGATACAACTTTTCTAATAATAAAGGTTATCTAACTTAGAAAGCAAATTAtggcaaaatatacaatagttagttttattacattttgatgagtaatgattttcaaagcaactcgttgcatgcaatgttaaacTTCATAGAATGCTTCTCTTATCAAAAGGAAAAGGTTGCACTACTTAATGAACAACCCCATAATGTAATAATCAACCCTttgcatgcaatgttaaacTTCATAGATTGCTTCTCTTATCAAAATGAAAAGGTTGCACTACTTAATGAACAACCCCATAATGTAATAATCAACCCTttgcatgcaatgttaaacttcatagattgcttctcttatcaaaaggaaaaggttgcactacttaatgaacaaccccataatgtaataatcaaccctttgcatgcaatgttaaacttcatagattgcttctcttatcaaaaggaaaaggttgcactacttaatgaacaaccccataatgtaataatcaaccctttgcatgcaatgttaaacTTCATAGATTGCTTCTCTTATCAAAAGGAAAAGGTTGCACTACTTAATGAACAACCCCATAATGTAATAATCAACCCTTTGCATGCTACTATTTCTTGCAAATACTAGTTCCTGCCCGAtggaatgttttttaaaaactccTTAAAATAGACAGGCCTGTACTCAAGatattttttctacaaacattattttactgcaaaatgcaaaatgagTCAACAATGTAAAAATTTGCAACCAGGTATTACAGACAGAATTAATCAACTCAATGTCATCATATTGAGAACTAAAATTAAGTGGTTACTTGAACTTTTCAGTTTGCATAACTTTgtgatttaatttgattgacATAATTTGGTGGTCAGTTCAATCGATGAGACAGTATTTGACCagtatcatcattattagataTCATTACACCTTGTTATAAATCTTCACTGATTCCCAGTCAGCCACTGCAAGCTGCTGACCATCTGATGTCAATGAGATTCCACGTGGGTCGTACAGACCCTGAGCAATACAGCTGAGAAATCTACCCTGAGTGTCATACTGATGAATATGACTATGCTTATAACCATTGTCCACTGCAATGTAGATAGATGAGCTGTCACAGCATACACCATTGCAGTTTCCAACTGGTTGACTATTGATCTTTGGATTGATGCTGAATAGTGTAGTACCAGTGATGTCAACAATGTCTATTTGTTGTCTGTTCCCACCACTGACTACAACTCTGTCCTTGCTGTCAATGGCCAAGAAGTGAGGTTTAGTCTGAACTGAAACAGTGTCAATGAGTGAACCATCACTGGATCTGTGTTTAGTTATAACTGACCTCATCACATCCCCGACCATGATTGTATCCTTTATGACTGCTACACTCCAGAGGTTTACTGATGTCTTGCCCACTTCACTATGAGGCACTGTGTGGAATTCAAACATCTTGTTGCCATTCCTATTGTACATCTTGACAGAGTTGGTCCCATCTACAATCACTAACTGATCCTGGAATGCAGCAACAGCAAATGGACCtgaaaaacaaatgtataaatGGATAGGACTCAATATAATGATCATTCATTTGCAAATTACCTACAAACTGTTTAACTTAATTTCTGTGAAAAATACAggacatcattattattaatatcatgTTGTGAAAGCCCTTTTGTAGTTTTCTACTACAATTCGTAGCATGCAGCGGGTGAATGTAGTCCTAGTCTACAAGGTACAGTGAAATAGCaagaaccattcaatttcatgacatacagtttgactaccatggaaacctTGTATTGATCACAACCAATGCTGTGATGTTTGAACATTTTAATGATTGACTTGAGTTGAGAAAAGCAAACAATGTTTGATAAATAGTTCTCAGATTTGATTGTGGTAATGGATTGGAATAAATCCTTATTTTCATTGAATACTCTTTGACTGTCACCTTGAAACCAAACAAGAGTACTTTTTCCACAGTTATATCTAAGATTTACAACAATATACCTCTGACTAAATGATTTGTAGGGAACTTACGGTTTGATAATGGGATAGATTTCTTCTGTTGTCGTTTAGTGTCGTAGATTGCCACTCTTTTATTATTGTAGTCAGCCACTGCCATCTCATCCCCAGGTACAGAGGCATCAATATCCCTAGCTCCTTTGATTCCTTCATCATACTCCAAACAAAGCTCCCACCTTGGCTCCTTTGTATTCAGATTACCCAGGGAGATATCACAAACCCCTGGAGTGAATCCCAGATCGTCCAGGGTCGAATCTATCTTGGGTTGGTTTTGATCTATGAGTCCCTTCAAGTCCTTACTGATTGTTGGATAGCTTGCAAGGAAGTCAGGCACTGATGAATTCTTGCTGATGTCTTTGGCGCTCTGCAATGATTGCTGTATTTGATGCAAGTTTACACTCACTGCTTGCTCAAATTCCTCCAATTTCCTGTTCCGATCTTTAAGGATAGTTTGTATTTCATCCATGATGCGACTCTCTTGAGCTGTTACCTCAGCCCTGATCTCATCCGCTCTGTTCTTCACCTCTGCCATGGTTCTCTTAACTGCAATGTTTAGGTTGTCGTTCATTGTTGAGGCAGTTGCTTGAGATTGTTCAAGCTTCTTCATGGTTTCTTCAAGGGGAGTAAAGAGTTGAGCCAAAGACTGTTTGTATGTGGATGAGACTTGTGGATTAGAAAATGCCATTTTtatctgaataaaaaaataaaaaataaaaactaatttatcaaatattataagccacaagggaaacttactgggtaattttaattgatttgaacaaagaaactttGACTatagtgggactcgaaccatggacctccagattaacatggcAGTGCTCtgtataccaactgagctatctagccaacATAGAGAGACTGACAACACAGGGCTAGATAATAATTTGGGgtgctaatcatccttactcgcagctacaTGTTAGAGCTGAATAGCGAAggatgcggctacaacgtgttcgagaagctggcatgcaagggcgccttcagctgccagccacatcaacccattatgaccacggagcacagccaagatcgaaagtgttcgATTTTTCCCAAGGGAGAAAAATTTTCCCAAGGGAgaaaaaccggatggtctgcaaaaccctcgtggcacagcagagaacaaacgcacaactcaactcacgtATAGCCCTGGCCAGGAATGGAACCGGAGTCATCTTGGTGAGAGGTGAGCGCTATACGCAcaagccagtcagctcatagccagtcagctcatagccagtcagctcatagccagtcagctcatagccagtcagctcatagccagtcagctcatagccagtcagctcatagccagtcagctcatagccagtcagctcatagccagtcagctcatagccagtcagctcatagccagtcagctcaaaGCCAGTCAGCtatagttggtagagcgccagcacatatatccaggagtgcgttttggcgaccccaaccaaaaactgtttcggttgttggtcgttggttctgctgttcagactgaacgacaaccgagttgtgagctcggttaccattttggttgtgacgtcaaaacgcactccaggggtcgttggttcaagtcccactgtAGTAGgcctaaatttgtctttgttcaaaccccaaatCAAAATAGTTAACATTCAGTTTGCATGAACGGCTCTTGCTATTCTACATCAATTTGAACCATGTATTGTACATTAGATGGGAatgtaataaaacattttaatatttcatcattcaatgtcaaatcttcATGTTCACTTAGAATGTTAAAACATTCTAAGTGAACATGAAGATTTCTTTGATGTAGCAATTTTCAATCAGCTTTTAAACAACCATAAGCATCTATTTAGTCAGTTTACAAATAGTTTAATACCAATGGGATTTGGGACTCATTGGTTCGGCACTGAATATTGGGGATGccaaatataataatatgaactagTGAAATTGAGTCTTTCTGATAAAATAGTTGTGAACACTAAAGTGCAAGCATTTACAATATTCTTGAATTTTGCTGGAAATAAGCAGaactgaaaataatttgtttgtgatttattttcttctaatttctcagaaactacaaaTTCTCAGCAAGAACTATTTTAAggggagctttctaccatcattatctttaaaccgtgtaagtttaatgtagatctgtggacattgtgtcgttggacctacaaaaagtacacagaacCTTTAAGACCCCAGATATGCAAAGAATGACCTAAACACTAATTGGCATGTAACTATGGCAACAGGCAATATATTGATTTTCAAagtctatacgcctctcttaatatttatgcatgaggtacgtcacaatgctaactcaaaacgaggtgatgtgcgcagccactgcaagtgatgggggaagtgcgcccatagcctcattttgggtaagaattatgacgtcatgcatttaagtattaagagaggcgtattggttGAGTCGCATCCCAAGTCCTTTAAATCAACAAAGATAAAAAATGTCTGAAGTAGGGCCTATTAATGCCAAAGATGTCAAACAAGTTTTGATCACCACTACCTTTAAGATTGATAATCAAAcaataccttcccttaaaggtAAAAACATGAACGATAAATGAGACAAGTCCTTTGCATGGGAAATTGCTGTTGATTATTTAATTATTGGGATATCGTCTCTTTTTGTTCATAACACTGAATTCAAGTCTTAGAAAATGTTGCAACCAATTGAGAAGAATGACCCTTAATAACCAGCCATTACTTCCATTGCATTGAACGGTAAATTCATTCTAATCTGAGTCAATCATGGAGCTAGGAAACAGATTTCTACCATGAGTGATTTGAGAAACCATGCAGTCGTGTTAATTGTACAAAACTTTTAAATGTAAACCAAAGATAAAATCATTATCATCTAGGCtgcaaattacaaacaaattatacactGCACAAATTAAGTGGTATTTGTATACAATCTTAGGCCTGTTTTAAATAAGCTGCCAGAGTATTTTAGCAAAGTTGAATCAGTTTGTGATCTGTACTCACCTAAGCACTTAGTACTGTTCAAAAAGATGTCCAAGATACGTCTGCAATCCTGTCAGGATGTTCACTGAGTTTACAACAGTCTCTTATTTCCTGGTAGAATGTAGGATTATGTCGCAACAAATACAGTTACAAAAACACCACCAACAAATACAGTCACAAAAACACCTACGTAGCAAGTTTGTACTTTGTACTGTGCGGGGTGTGTCCACAGTTGCTGGATTAATATACCTATACAACATACAACGTACTGCAGTACTGTATGTTGGCAACGAACttcagtgtcaaaggtcatggagCTAGCGATACTGCA
It encodes:
- the LOC139936476 gene encoding uncharacterized protein, whose product is MAFSNPQVSSTYKQSLAQLFTPLEETMKKLEQSQATASTMNDNLNIAVKRTMAEVKNRADEIRAEVTAQESRIMDEIQTILKDRNRKLEEFEQAVSVNLHQIQQSLQSAKDISKNSSVPDFLASYPTISKDLKGLIDQNQPKIDSTLDDLGFTPGVCDISLGNLNTKEPRWELCLEYDEGIKGARDIDASVPGDEMAVADYNNKRVAIYDTKRQQKKSIPLSNRPFAVAAFQDQLVIVDGTNSVKMYNRNGNKMFEFHTVPHSEVGKTSVNLWSVAVIKDTIMVGDVMRSVITKHRSSDGSLIDTVSVQTKPHFLAIDSKDRVVVSGGNRQQIDIVDITGTTLFSINPKINSQPVGNCNGVCCDSSSIYIAVDNGYKHSHIHQYDTQGRFLSCIAQGLYDPRGISLTSDGQQLAVADWESVKIYNKV